In Spinacia oleracea cultivar Varoflay chromosome 5, BTI_SOV_V1, whole genome shotgun sequence, a single window of DNA contains:
- the LOC110774680 gene encoding uncharacterized protein, with amino-acid sequence MVSPSLFLVIFSSLVLYGLCDTSFSNQQDVKTIKTEYGTYDCVDFYKQPAFNHPLLKNHSSKAISNLLELQGRKVSGIGLPESCPVGTVPILRTNQNSSVNVQQLSPPQTHCVALVHTNKLNRKFNGVGGAIGMYKPVVQTSDQRSSARIKLSNGNDSLEAGWMVNPKIFNDYEAHLYQSFDAGGKGCINLQCPGFVQVTTTVPLGTIPSEYTKIGGNDIRAWNLSIDKHQDDGNWWLSVTYDKEPIGYWPKQLFTSLADVAGKVEWGGEVYDFGPSSKKHPPPPEMGNGFRATKDLSKSASIFHASYVDESFTNVINPEDTHEITDCDPTYTVLDGGWVSKNFGRVIYYGGYSILK; translated from the exons ATGGTTTCTCCTTCATTATTCTTAGTGATTTTTTCTTCATTAGTTTTGTATGGATTATGTGATACGTCATTCTCTAACCAACAAGACGTGAAGACCATCAAG ACGGAATATGGTACTTATGATTGTGTAGACTTTTATAAACAACCTGCGTTTAATCATCCATTACTAAAGAATCACTCGTCTAAG GCAATCTCAAACTTGTTGGAACTTCAAGGGAGGAAAGTTAGCGGCATCGGACTTCCAGAAAGTTGCCCAGTAGGAACAGTTCCTATTTTAAGAACCAATCAAAATTCCAGCGTCAACGTTCAACAACTTAGCCCTCCTCAAACGCATTGT GTTGCTTTAGTTCATacaaataagttgaacagaaaATTCAATGGAGTAGGTGGTGCAATAGGAATGTATAAACCTGTAGTACAAACTAGTGATCAAAGGTCTTCTGCACGAATAAAACTTTCAAATGGAAACGATAGCTTGGAAGCTGGATGGATG GTAAATCCTAAAATATTCAACGATTACGAAGCACATTTGTATCAAAGTTTTGAT GCAGGGGGAAAAGGTTGCATAAATCTACAATGCCCAGGTTTTGTTCAAGTGACTACAACCGTGCCTTTGGGTACAATCCCATCCGAGTACACTAAAATCGGAGGAAATGATATAAGGGCGTGGAACTTATCAATTGACAAG CATCAAGATGACGGAAATTGGTGGTTATCAGTAACTTATGATAAGGAACCAATTGGATATTGGCCGAAACAATTATTCACTTCATTagcagatgttgccggaaaagtGGAATGGGGAGGTGAGGTTTATGATTTTGGACCATCTTCAAAGAAACACCCTCCTCCTCCAGAGATGGGTAATGGTTTTAGAGCAACTAAAGATCTTTCAAAATCAGCAAGTATTTTTCATGCTTCTTACGTCGATGAAAGTTTTACTAATGTCATAAATCCCGAAGACACTCATGAAATTACGGATTGTGATCCAACATACACTGTTTTAGATGGTGGTTGGGTATCAAAAAATTTTGGTCGGGTCATATATTATGGTGGATACTCTATACTAAAATAA